One genomic region from Anabaena sp. PCC 7108 encodes:
- the psaK gene encoding photosystem I reaction center subunit PsaK: protein MLTSTLLATVPAALEWTPNVGIIMILANIIAIAVGKFTIKYPSAEPALPAPNFFGGFGLPAVLATTSFGHILGAGIILGLHNIGRI, encoded by the coding sequence ATGTTGACATCAACCTTACTTGCTACTGTACCCGCAGCTCTAGAATGGACTCCCAATGTTGGCATCATCATGATTCTCGCCAACATTATAGCGATCGCAGTTGGCAAATTTACAATCAAGTATCCTAGTGCAGAACCTGCTTTACCCGCACCCAATTTCTTTGGTGGTTTTGGTTTACCTGCTGTATTAGCAACCACCTCCTTTGGTCATATCTTAGGTGCAGGAATCATCTTAGGACTCCACAACATCGGCAGAATCTAA
- a CDS encoding SufE family protein, whose translation MSSSIDSLPPALAKIVQRFQRATEPKRRYEQLIWYAQKLPEFPEADKLPENKVPGCVSQVYVTASLDDGKVVFQGDSDSQLTKGLLALLIEGLNGLAPTEIVQLTPDFIQATGLNVSLTPSRANGFYNIFKTMQKKALECKLEN comes from the coding sequence ATGTCCTCAAGTATTGATTCCTTACCACCTGCTTTAGCTAAAATCGTCCAACGCTTCCAACGTGCTACCGAACCAAAGCGACGTTACGAACAGTTAATTTGGTATGCTCAAAAGTTGCCAGAGTTTCCCGAAGCTGATAAATTACCCGAAAACAAAGTTCCTGGTTGCGTCTCACAGGTATATGTGACAGCATCACTGGATGATGGGAAAGTTGTTTTTCAGGGAGATTCTGATTCCCAGCTAACTAAGGGATTATTAGCGCTGTTAATCGAAGGATTAAACGGACTAGCACCAACCGAAATTGTCCAATTAACTCCTGATTTTATTCAAGCTACTGGTTTAAATGTTAGCTTGACACCTTCCCGCGCTAACGGTTTTTACAACATTTTCAAAACCATGCAGAAAAAAGCTTTGGAATGTAAGTTAGAGAATTAG
- a CDS encoding alpha/beta fold hydrolase, with protein sequence MSTNLLTKPAGAFGGEVQEFLWNWENQQLQVIYETLGQGSPLLLLPAFSSVSTRGEMGELAKLLASHFQVTALDWPGFGESSRLKLDYNSAIYQQFLADFVKSVFSIPIIVVAAGHAAGYVLQLAVKQPNAFSRIVLVAPTWRGPLPTMGANPNIAAMVRGLVQTPILGQALYKLNTTPSFLSWMYSRHVFTDTAKLTPSFITEKWQSTQQPNARFASAAFVTGNIDTIHSQSEFLYLAQSLSAPLMAVISESSPPKSRQEMDALAALPGVSSVVVPGSLGLHEEYPAVVFEAILPFLTRVC encoded by the coding sequence ATGTCTACCAATTTATTAACAAAACCTGCTGGTGCATTTGGTGGTGAAGTTCAAGAATTTCTCTGGAATTGGGAAAATCAGCAATTGCAGGTGATTTATGAAACTCTTGGCCAAGGTTCTCCGCTTTTGTTGCTTCCCGCATTTAGTAGTGTTTCTACAAGGGGAGAAATGGGAGAACTTGCTAAATTACTCGCTTCCCATTTTCAAGTTACCGCGTTAGACTGGCCAGGTTTTGGGGAATCGTCCCGACTAAAATTAGATTACAACTCGGCAATATATCAGCAATTTTTGGCAGATTTCGTGAAATCTGTGTTTAGTATCCCTATTATTGTAGTTGCTGCTGGTCATGCTGCTGGTTATGTGCTGCAACTAGCCGTTAAACAGCCAAATGCTTTTTCGCGGATTGTTCTAGTAGCACCAACTTGGCGTGGTCCTCTACCGACAATGGGAGCAAATCCAAATATAGCTGCTATGGTGAGGGGATTAGTACAAACGCCTATTCTCGGTCAAGCACTTTATAAACTTAACACTACCCCATCTTTCTTAAGTTGGATGTACAGCCGCCATGTCTTCACCGACACAGCGAAACTTACACCCAGTTTCATCACCGAAAAATGGCAAAGCACTCAACAACCAAACGCCAGATTTGCTTCTGCGGCCTTTGTCACCGGCAATATAGATACTATTCATAGTCAATCAGAGTTTCTATACCTAGCACAGTCCTTATCTGCCCCACTAATGGCGGTAATTAGCGAATCTAGCCCCCCGAAGTCACGACAAGAAATGGACGCATTGGCAGCTTTACCAGGCGTTAGCAGCGTTGTAGTTCCTGGTTCTTTGGGACTGCATGAAGAATACCCAGCAGTAGTTTTTGAGGCAATATTACCATTTTTAACAAGGGTGTGTTAG
- a CDS encoding GTP-binding protein, producing MMASETLTTVPVTVLTGYLGAGKTTLLNHILTYEHGKKVAVIVNEFGEVGIDNQLVIDADEEIFEMNNGCICCTVRGDLIRIIGNLMKRRDKFDHLVIETTGLADPAPVIQTFFVDEDMQSQLSLDAVVTVVDAKHIWQHWEADEAQEQIAFADVILLNKTDLVTPENLQELEKRIRSMNAIAKIYRTQNSELGMDALLGVKAFDLDRALEIDPNFLGEDAHVHDESVYSVAFVEKGEIDGQKLNEWLSELLRTQGPDIFRMKGILNIAGEDDRFVFQGVHMIFDGKPDRPWKASETRKNELVFIGRNLDEAKLKQDFLACLV from the coding sequence ATGATGGCTTCAGAAACATTAACGACCGTGCCTGTAACCGTTTTAACTGGCTATTTAGGTGCAGGTAAAACCACTCTACTCAATCACATTCTGACTTACGAACACGGTAAAAAAGTTGCTGTCATCGTCAATGAATTTGGGGAAGTAGGCATTGATAATCAACTAGTTATTGATGCAGATGAAGAAATCTTTGAAATGAACAATGGCTGTATTTGTTGTACAGTTCGGGGTGACTTAATTCGCATCATCGGCAATTTGATGAAGCGTCGTGATAAATTTGACCATTTAGTAATTGAAACCACTGGATTAGCAGATCCTGCACCTGTAATTCAGACATTTTTTGTAGATGAAGATATGCAGAGTCAATTGTCATTAGATGCAGTAGTTACAGTTGTCGATGCCAAGCATATTTGGCAACATTGGGAAGCAGATGAAGCCCAAGAACAAATTGCATTTGCTGATGTAATTTTATTGAATAAAACCGATTTAGTCACCCCAGAAAATTTACAAGAATTAGAAAAGCGGATTCGGTCGATGAATGCGATCGCTAAAATCTACCGCACCCAAAACTCAGAATTAGGAATGGATGCATTATTAGGTGTAAAAGCCTTTGATTTAGACCGCGCTTTAGAAATTGACCCCAACTTCTTAGGTGAAGATGCCCATGTACATGATGAAAGCGTTTATTCTGTAGCTTTTGTAGAAAAAGGCGAAATAGACGGACAAAAATTAAACGAATGGTTAAGTGAATTATTACGTACTCAAGGACCAGATATCTTTCGCATGAAAGGCATTTTAAACATTGCAGGAGAAGATGATCGCTTTGTTTTTCAAGGAGTACACATGATATTTGATGGTAAACCAGATAGACCTTGGAAAGCCAGCGAAACCCGGAAAAATGAACTTGTATTTATTGGTCGGAATCTTGATGAAGCTAAATTAAAACAAGATTTTCTAGCCTGTCTGGTGTAA
- a CDS encoding WD40 repeat domain-containing protein: MNPTTNKSPEFTAYYSGQLADYVTSLTWSNQGEKLAATSAAGEVILWENSEITTLQTATNKSVDCVAFSADSKYLAVGGQDGKVKIWRENQLITTLENAPAWVDKLAWNHTNNQLAFSLGRYVQVWDAYTSEIIITLNFENSSILGIDWRKDGQYLAISGYQGVKIWNTQDWDEEPYILATTTVSVAMAWSPDGKYLASGNMDRSITVLEWGNPDPWVMRGFPGKIRQLAWSEATTAVGAPLLASSSVEGVVVWEKSEDESLGWESRILTNHVDIINAIAFAPSSFLLASAAADGWLCLWNQATEVSQILTGVHAGFSTLAWHPSRSGVSPPLIAAGGEQGELLIWSKTTD, encoded by the coding sequence ATGAACCCTACAACTAATAAATCTCCAGAATTTACAGCTTACTATTCAGGTCAGCTTGCAGATTATGTAACATCTTTAACTTGGTCAAACCAAGGAGAAAAACTAGCTGCAACTTCCGCTGCTGGAGAAGTTATCCTCTGGGAAAATAGCGAAATTACAACCTTACAAACTGCCACAAATAAATCAGTAGATTGCGTGGCATTTTCTGCCGATAGTAAATATTTAGCCGTCGGTGGACAAGATGGAAAAGTGAAAATCTGGCGAGAAAATCAATTAATTACCACTTTAGAAAACGCCCCGGCTTGGGTTGATAAATTAGCTTGGAATCATACCAACAACCAACTAGCATTTAGTTTAGGGCGTTACGTCCAGGTATGGGATGCATACACATCAGAAATTATCATCACCCTCAATTTTGAAAACTCATCAATTTTAGGAATTGATTGGCGTAAAGATGGGCAATATTTAGCCATTAGCGGTTATCAAGGAGTAAAAATTTGGAATACTCAAGATTGGGATGAAGAACCTTATATTTTAGCCACGACTACAGTGAGTGTAGCAATGGCTTGGTCTCCTGACGGCAAATACTTAGCTTCTGGCAATATGGATCGTAGTATCACCGTCTTGGAATGGGGAAATCCCGATCCTTGGGTAATGCGAGGCTTTCCGGGGAAAATTCGCCAATTAGCTTGGTCAGAAGCCACTACAGCCGTTGGTGCGCCACTTTTAGCCTCTTCCAGTGTTGAGGGCGTAGTCGTTTGGGAAAAATCAGAGGATGAGTCATTGGGTTGGGAATCGCGCATATTGACTAATCATGTGGATATAATTAATGCGATCGCATTCGCACCTTCAAGTTTTCTTCTCGCTTCCGCAGCAGCTGATGGTTGGCTGTGCTTGTGGAACCAAGCCACCGAAGTATCCCAAATTCTCACAGGTGTCCATGCTGGATTTTCTACCCTAGCTTGGCATCCCAGTAGGAGTGGAGTTTCCCCACCCTTAATCGCCGCAGGTGGGGAACAAGGGGAACTACTTATTTGGTCAAAAACTACTGACTAA
- a CDS encoding metal ABC transporter substrate-binding protein, with the protein MLEKSKNILFNQLLNAAFFTITLGFAGCRNQPINTAYTQTNQNSSINRNLPQVVATTSILCDLTKQIAGTSINLTCLIPPGLDPRFYQPTPEDRQAIAQANLIFYHGYNFEPALIKIITTKQNRARKIAVAQLAVAQPQKLQNQGKEITEPHIWHNPKNAIKIVEIINSNLGKISPKNAKNYSSNTKKVTKELNQLNIWIKSRLASIPTKNRKLMINHPAMIYYIKAYGLPYKGSLLNISDEENLTNTKVKNMAKDIQKAKVITIFADTKTNSNLLKNIAKQANVKLFPRELYTNGLGEPGSDGETYQKMMDANTRSIVEGLGGTYLKFAPNISP; encoded by the coding sequence ATGTTAGAAAAGTCAAAAAACATACTATTTAATCAATTATTAAATGCCGCTTTTTTTACTATTACACTTGGATTTGCAGGGTGTAGAAATCAACCTATAAATACAGCATACACCCAAACTAATCAAAACAGCAGCATTAACAGAAATCTTCCTCAAGTTGTAGCAACGACAAGTATACTCTGTGATTTAACTAAACAGATTGCCGGGACAAGCATTAACCTTACCTGTTTGATTCCCCCTGGTTTAGATCCTCGCTTTTATCAACCCACACCAGAAGATAGACAAGCCATTGCACAAGCTAATCTTATTTTCTATCATGGCTACAACTTTGAACCAGCTTTAATCAAAATTATTACAACCAAACAAAACCGAGCGCGGAAAATAGCTGTCGCCCAACTCGCCGTAGCACAGCCTCAAAAATTACAAAATCAAGGTAAAGAAATTACTGAACCACATATTTGGCACAATCCCAAAAATGCTATCAAAATAGTAGAGATAATTAATAGTAATTTAGGAAAAATATCGCCTAAAAATGCCAAAAACTATAGTAGTAATACCAAAAAAGTTACAAAAGAATTAAACCAACTCAATATCTGGATTAAATCTAGACTTGCTAGTATTCCTACCAAAAATCGCAAACTAATGATCAATCATCCAGCAATGATTTATTATATTAAAGCTTATGGATTGCCCTATAAAGGAAGTTTGCTAAATATTAGTGATGAAGAAAATTTAACAAATACAAAAGTTAAAAACATGGCTAAAGATATTCAAAAAGCTAAAGTCATAACAATTTTTGCAGACACAAAAACCAACTCTAATTTGCTAAAAAATATAGCCAAACAAGCTAATGTCAAACTTTTCCCTAGAGAACTTTATACAAATGGACTAGGTGAACCAGGTAGTGATGGAGAAACCTATCAAAAAATGATGGATGCTAATACACGCAGCATTGTAGAAGGATTGGGTGGAACTTATCTGAAATTTGCACCGAACATTTCCCCCTAG
- a CDS encoding acetate kinase yields MNILVLNAGSSSQKVCLYEITDHTILNQAPQPLWEGKISWTQDQGGAEIEVKTATGAVLQEYIDGDSRSAHFAYILHTLSHGATKVISQLSDIDLVGHRIVHGGQDYRQTVVITEDVKNAIARLSTLAPAHNPAAVDGIEAIEQSLGDVIQFAVFDTGFHSTLPDAAAIYPGPYEWVEQGIRRYGFHGISHQYCSSRAAQILGRDLNELRLITCHLGNGCSLAAVKNGRSIDTTMGFTPLDGLMMGSRCGSIDPGILIYLLRQCDYSAERLDYVLNKASGLRGISGVSNDLREIIAAINQGNERAQLAWDIYVHRLQAGIGSMLASLGGLDALVFTGGVGEKSPRIRQEACTAWEFLGLKIDVVKNQQQPIDVDIATSDSAVRVLVIHTQEDWAIAQQCWQLYKINN; encoded by the coding sequence ATGAATATATTAGTATTAAATGCCGGATCAAGTAGCCAGAAAGTTTGTCTGTATGAAATTACAGATCACACTATTCTCAACCAAGCACCACAACCTCTTTGGGAAGGAAAAATTAGCTGGACTCAAGACCAAGGTGGAGCAGAAATCGAGGTAAAAACAGCAACAGGTGCAGTGCTGCAAGAATATATCGACGGTGACTCCCGCAGCGCACATTTTGCCTATATACTCCATACTCTCAGTCACGGTGCGACTAAAGTTATCAGTCAATTGTCAGACATCGATCTAGTCGGACATCGGATAGTACATGGTGGACAAGACTACCGCCAAACTGTGGTAATTACAGAAGATGTCAAAAACGCCATCGCTCGTCTTTCTACCCTGGCTCCAGCCCATAATCCAGCGGCTGTGGATGGCATAGAAGCCATTGAACAAAGCTTGGGAGATGTTATCCAATTTGCAGTATTTGATACTGGGTTTCATAGTACTTTACCTGATGCAGCCGCTATTTATCCTGGCCCCTATGAATGGGTAGAACAAGGTATCCGCCGCTACGGGTTTCATGGTATCAGTCACCAGTACTGTTCTAGTCGTGCAGCACAAATCCTGGGTCGAGATTTAAACGAACTGCGGTTAATAACCTGTCATTTAGGTAATGGTTGCTCTTTAGCGGCAGTTAAAAATGGTCGCAGTATTGATACAACTATGGGTTTTACGCCTCTTGATGGCTTGATGATGGGTAGTCGTTGTGGATCAATTGATCCGGGGATTCTGATTTATCTATTGCGTCAATGTGATTACTCAGCAGAAAGGCTAGATTATGTTTTAAATAAGGCTTCTGGATTACGGGGAATTTCGGGCGTTTCTAATGATTTACGGGAAATAATAGCCGCAATTAACCAAGGCAATGAACGCGCCCAATTAGCTTGGGATATATACGTACATCGCTTACAGGCTGGTATCGGTTCTATGCTGGCTAGTTTGGGAGGTTTAGATGCTTTAGTTTTCACTGGTGGGGTAGGGGAAAAATCTCCCAGAATTCGTCAAGAGGCTTGTACAGCTTGGGAATTTTTGGGATTGAAAATAGATGTTGTCAAAAATCAGCAGCAGCCAATTGATGTAGATATTGCTACATCTGATTCCGCTGTGCGAGTATTAGTTATACATACTCAAGAAGATTGGGCTATAGCACAACAATGTTGGCAATTATATAAAATCAATAATTAG
- a CDS encoding aminotransferase class IV, with protein MYWYCGKLIDAKTLELDINDPGLLYGATVFTTLRVYGDSLDSSLTNWQAHCDRLKFSLHAFGWTEPDWNFVRHGAQILLKHFPVIRITIFPDGREWIIGRLLPLNLTEKQSHGIVCALAKPELARSLPDHKTGNYLSAWLAKNTVQTLTAEEAILVNSQGNWLETSTGNLWGWGEGCWWTPPLEERILPGIERSHLLKELQNRETSVQQEPWTVEIVKKFTAIAYTNSVVEIIPIHTVQQPTGSLQYNPYHDCFSKIRELFLP; from the coding sequence ATGTATTGGTATTGTGGTAAATTAATTGATGCTAAAACTCTGGAATTGGATATTAATGATCCGGGTTTGCTTTATGGGGCAACGGTTTTTACCACACTGCGGGTTTACGGTGATTCCCTTGATAGCAGTTTAACTAATTGGCAAGCACACTGCGATCGCTTGAAATTTAGTTTACACGCTTTTGGCTGGACAGAACCGGACTGGAATTTTGTGCGCCATGGCGCACAAATCCTGTTGAAACATTTTCCAGTTATCAGAATCACTATCTTTCCAGATGGGAGAGAATGGATTATTGGCAGATTATTACCGCTTAACTTGACAGAAAAGCAAAGTCATGGTATTGTCTGCGCCCTTGCCAAACCAGAATTAGCTCGTTCTCTTCCTGATCATAAAACTGGCAACTACTTGAGCGCTTGGTTAGCAAAAAATACTGTTCAAACCTTAACAGCCGAAGAAGCGATTTTAGTAAATTCTCAAGGAAATTGGCTAGAAACCAGCACCGGTAATCTTTGGGGCTGGGGAGAAGGCTGTTGGTGGACACCACCTCTAGAAGAAAGAATTTTACCAGGAATAGAGCGATCGCATTTACTCAAAGAACTACAAAACCGTGAAACCAGCGTACAGCAGGAACCTTGGACAGTGGAAATAGTCAAAAAATTCACAGCCATAGCCTACACTAATAGTGTTGTCGAGATTATTCCCATCCATACCGTTCAACAGCCTACAGGGTCGCTACAATATAATCCCTACCATGATTGTTTCTCAAAAATCAGAGAATTATTTTTACCATGA
- the ftsH3 gene encoding ATP-dependent zinc metalloprotease FtsH3 yields MNKKWRNAGLYALLFIVVIALGTAFFDNQPPQVETWRYSQFIQEVETGKVEKVSLSSDRSTAMVTPKYDPNKKRVTLVNDPDLINTLTAKGVDIAVLPQTDEGFWFKALSSLFFPVLLLVGLFFLLRRAQSGPGSQAMNFGKSKARVQMEPQTQVTFGDVAGIDQAKLELNEVVDFLKNADRFTAIGAKIPKGVLLVGPPGTGKTLLARAVAGEAGVPFFSISGSEFVEMFVGVGASRVRDLFEQAKTNAPCIVFIDEIDAVGRQRGAGLGGGNDEREQTLNQLLTEMDGFEGNTGIIIIAATNRPDVLDAALLRPGRFDRQVVVDRPDYGGRSEILKVHARGKTLSKDVDLDKIARRTPGFTGADLSNLLNEAAILAARRNLTEISMDEINDAIDRVLAGPEKKDRVMSEKRKTLVAYHEAGHALVGALMPDYDPVQKISIIPRGRAGGLTWFTPSEDRMDTGLYSRAYLENQMAVALGGRLAEEIIFGEDEVTTGASNDLQQVARVAKQMITRFGMSDRLGPVALGRQQGNMFLGRDIMSERDFSEETAAAIDEEVRKLVDTAYIRAKEVLVNNRHILDEIAQMLVDKETVDADELQEILTNNDVRTAAFA; encoded by the coding sequence GTGAATAAAAAATGGAGAAATGCTGGGCTGTATGCGCTACTTTTTATAGTTGTAATTGCTTTAGGGACTGCGTTCTTTGACAACCAACCCCCTCAAGTAGAAACATGGCGCTACAGTCAATTTATTCAAGAAGTAGAAACGGGTAAAGTAGAAAAGGTCAGTCTCAGTTCAGACCGTTCTACAGCAATGGTTACACCTAAATACGACCCCAATAAAAAGCGCGTCACTTTAGTTAACGACCCAGACTTAATCAATACTTTGACAGCTAAAGGTGTTGATATTGCAGTATTACCCCAAACCGACGAAGGATTTTGGTTTAAAGCACTCAGCAGTTTATTTTTCCCTGTATTGCTTTTAGTTGGTTTATTTTTCTTGTTACGTCGCGCTCAAAGTGGCCCCGGTAGCCAAGCGATGAACTTTGGTAAATCTAAAGCCAGAGTGCAAATGGAACCCCAAACCCAAGTTACATTTGGTGACGTTGCTGGTATTGACCAAGCCAAATTGGAATTAAACGAAGTTGTAGACTTTCTGAAAAACGCCGACCGCTTTACCGCCATTGGTGCAAAAATTCCTAAAGGTGTACTCTTAGTTGGACCTCCTGGTACAGGTAAAACCCTCCTCGCTCGTGCTGTAGCTGGGGAAGCTGGTGTACCTTTCTTCTCAATCTCCGGTTCAGAATTTGTGGAAATGTTCGTTGGTGTGGGTGCTTCCCGCGTCCGCGATTTATTTGAACAAGCAAAAACCAACGCTCCTTGTATCGTCTTTATTGATGAAATTGACGCAGTCGGTCGTCAACGGGGTGCTGGTTTAGGTGGTGGTAACGACGAACGGGAACAAACCCTCAACCAGTTGCTCACCGAAATGGATGGTTTTGAAGGTAATACAGGCATTATTATTATTGCTGCTACCAACCGTCCTGATGTACTTGATGCTGCTTTATTGCGTCCCGGTCGTTTTGACCGTCAAGTTGTCGTAGACCGTCCTGACTACGGTGGACGCAGCGAAATCCTCAAAGTTCACGCACGGGGTAAAACCTTATCGAAAGATGTGGATTTGGATAAAATCGCTCGTCGTACCCCTGGTTTTACAGGTGCAGATTTATCCAACTTGTTGAACGAAGCCGCAATTTTAGCAGCACGTCGCAATTTAACCGAAATTTCGATGGATGAAATCAATGATGCCATCGACCGCGTATTAGCTGGGCCAGAGAAGAAAGACCGAGTAATGAGCGAAAAGCGCAAAACCTTGGTTGCATATCACGAAGCCGGTCACGCTTTAGTTGGTGCGTTGATGCCTGACTATGACCCTGTACAAAAGATTAGCATCATTCCTCGTGGTCGTGCCGGTGGCTTGACTTGGTTTACTCCCAGTGAAGACCGCATGGATACAGGTTTATATAGCCGTGCTTACCTGGAAAATCAGATGGCTGTGGCTTTAGGTGGTCGTTTAGCTGAAGAGATTATCTTTGGTGAAGATGAAGTTACCACAGGTGCTTCCAATGACTTGCAACAGGTAGCACGAGTTGCTAAACAGATGATAACTCGGTTTGGCATGAGCGATCGCTTGGGTCCTGTGGCTTTAGGTCGTCAACAAGGTAATATGTTCCTCGGTCGGGATATCATGTCTGAGCGTGATTTCTCCGAAGAAACCGCAGCCGCAATTGATGAAGAAGTTCGGAAATTAGTCGATACTGCTTATATTCGCGCTAAAGAAGTGTTGGTAAATAATCGCCACATTTTGGATGAAATCGCCCAAATGTTGGTTGATAAAGAAACCGTAGACGCTGATGAATTGCAAGAAATTCTGACAAATAACGATGTTAGAACTGCTGCTTTTGCATAG
- a CDS encoding Uma2 family endonuclease → MVEQLLINVDDYDVPDANLLVTEDDTPVDNLASAKQQRLLVRSLYSSLQNQTFLATANVGVYHTAGEPPIVPDVFISFDVQVPENWWEKQNRSYLVWKFGKVPEVVIEIVSNQEGEELEKKLRIYEKMRVIYYIVYDPCQQLGEEILRIYRLNGRYYMETQETWLEQVGLGVTLWSGEFEGKQDNWLRWCYQDGNVLPTGDERAEMERLQKEEAQQRAENAETRAQTAENRAQLLAERLLAMGVDPENLKHDNLKEY, encoded by the coding sequence ATGGTTGAGCAACTTTTAATCAACGTTGATGATTACGATGTGCCAGATGCCAACCTGCTAGTCACTGAAGATGATACACCTGTGGATAATCTCGCATCTGCCAAACAACAACGCCTTTTAGTCCGTTCTCTTTACAGTTCTTTACAAAATCAGACTTTTTTAGCAACAGCTAATGTGGGAGTTTACCATACTGCTGGTGAACCGCCTATTGTTCCTGATGTATTTATTAGTTTTGATGTGCAAGTTCCTGAAAATTGGTGGGAAAAACAAAATCGTTCTTATTTAGTTTGGAAGTTTGGTAAAGTTCCAGAAGTTGTGATTGAAATTGTTTCTAATCAAGAAGGTGAAGAATTAGAGAAAAAGCTGAGAATTTATGAAAAAATGCGGGTTATTTACTATATTGTTTATGACCCCTGTCAACAATTAGGAGAAGAGATTCTGCGTATTTATCGCCTCAATGGTAGATATTATATGGAAACTCAAGAAACTTGGTTAGAACAAGTTGGTTTAGGTGTAACTTTGTGGTCAGGTGAATTTGAAGGGAAGCAAGATAATTGGTTACGTTGGTGTTACCAAGATGGTAATGTTTTGCCTACTGGTGATGAACGTGCAGAAATGGAACGGCTGCAAAAGGAAGAAGCACAACAACGGGCTGAAAATGCCGAAACCCGCGCTCAAACCGCAGAAAATCGCGCCCAATTACTAGCAGAAAGACTTTTAGCTATGGGTGTAGATCCTGAAAATCTAAAGCACGACAACTTGAAAGAATATTGA